Proteins from one Mus caroli chromosome 3, CAROLI_EIJ_v1.1, whole genome shotgun sequence genomic window:
- the Kcna3 gene encoding potassium voltage-gated channel subfamily A member 3, whose translation MTVVPGDHLLEPEAAGGGGGDPPQGGCGSGGGGGCDRYEPLPPALPAAGEQDCCGERVVINISGLRFETQLKTLCQFPETLLGDPKRRMRYFDPLRNEYFFDRNRPSFDAILYYYQSGGRIRRPVNVPIDIFSEEIRFYQLGEEAMEKFREDEGFLREEERPLPRRDFQRQVWLLFEYPESSGPARGIAIVSVLVILISIVIFCLETLPEFRDEKDYPASPSQDVFEAANNSTSGVPSGASSFSDPFFVVETLCIIWFSFELLVRFFACPSKATFSRNIMNLIDIVAIIPYFITLGTELAERQGNGQQAMSLAILRVIRLVRVFRIFKLSRHSKGLQILGQTLKASMRELGLLIFFLFIGVILFSSAVYFAEADDPSSGFNSIPDAFWWAVVTMTTVGYGDMHPVTIGGKIVGSLCAIAGVLTIALPVPVIVSNFNYFYHRETEGEEQAQYMHVGSCQHLSSSAEELRKARSNSTLSKSEYMVIEEGGMNHSAFPQTPFKTGNSTATCTTNNNPNSCVNIKKIFTDV comes from the coding sequence ATGACCGTGGTGCCCGGGGACCACCTGCTGGAGCCAGAGGCGGCGGGAGGCGGTGGCGGGGACCCGCCTCAGGGAGGCTGTGgcagtggcggcggcggcggctgcgacCGCTACGAGCCACTGCCACCCGCACTGCCCGCCGCGGGCGAGCAAGATTGCTGCGGCGAGCGTGTGGTCATCAACATCTCCGGGCTGCGCTTCGAGACACAGCTCAAGACCCTCTGCCAGTTCCCCGAGACGCTGCTGGGCGACCCCAAGCGGCGCATGCGGTACTTTGACCCGCTCCGCAATGAGTACTTCTTCGACCGCAACCGACCCAGCTTCGACGCCATCCTCTACTACTACCAGTCTGGGGGCCGCATCCGCCGGCCGGTCAACGTGCCCATCGACATCTTCTCCGAGGAGATCCGCTTCTACCAGCTGGGTGAGGAGGCCATGGAAAAGTTCCGTGAGGATGAGGGCTTCCTGCGGGAGGAGGAGCGACCCCTGCCCCGCCGTGACTTCCAGCGCCAGGTGTGGCTGCTCTTCGAATACCCGGAGAGCTCCGGGCCGGCCCGGGGCATTGCCATCGTGTCAGTGCTGGTCATTCTCATCTCCATTGTCATCTTCTGCTTGGAGACGCTTCCCGAGTTTCGCGATGAGAAAGACTATCCCGCCTCCCCGTCTCAGGACGTGTTTGAGGCTGCCAACAACAGCACGTCGGGGGTCCCCTCTGGAGCCTCCAGCTTCTCGGACCCCTTCTTCGTGGTGGAGACCTTGTGCATCATCTGGTTCTCCTTTGAGCTGCTGGTGCGGTTCTTTGCTTGCCCCAGTAAAGCCACCTTCTCCAGAAATATCATGAACCTGATAGACATTGTGGCCATCATTCCTTATTTTATCACTCTGGGCACTGAGCTGGCTGAACGACAAGGTAATGGGCAGCAGGCCATGTCGCTGGCCATCCTGAGAGTCATCCGCCTAGTAAGGGTTTTCCGCATCTTCAAGCTCTCCCGCCATTCTAAGGGGCTGCAGATCCTAGGACAGACGCTGAAGGCTTCCATGCGGGAGCTGGGGctgctcatcttcttcctcttcattggGGTCATCCTTTTCTCCAGTGCAGTCTACTTTGCTGAGGCAGACGACCCTTCTTCGGGTTTTAACAGTATCCCGGATGCCTTCTGGTGGGCAGTGGTAACCATGACAACTGTTGGTTATGGTGATATGCACCCAGTGACCATAGGAGGCAAGATTGTGGGTTCTCTTTGTGCCATCGCAGGTGTCTTGACCATTGCATTGCCAGTTCCTGTGATTGTTTCCAACTTCAACTACTTCTACCACCGGGAGACAGAAGGGGAAGAGCAAGCCCAATACATGCACGTGGGCAGTTGCCAGCACCTCTCCTCTTCAGCTGAGGAGCTCCGAAAAGCCCGGAGTAACTCCACTCTGAGTAAGTCGGAGTATATGGTGATCGAAGAGGGGGGTATGAACCACAGCGCCTTCCCGCAGACCCCCTTCAAAACGGGCAACTCCACAGCCACTTGCACCACGAACAATAACCCCAACTCCTGTGTCAACATCAAGAAGATATTCACTGATGTCTAA